One Paenibacillus crassostreae DNA segment encodes these proteins:
- a CDS encoding 3-ketoacyl-ACP reductase encodes MAQSLEGKVAFVTGAGRGIGKAVAIALAKEGVNVGLIARTEEAVKEVAAEIEAIGVKSTYAAADVSSLEQVEQAIKKITNEIGTADILINNAGIGGFAKLLEMDVDQWRKIIDVNLMGTYYVTRTLLPQLIEKNAGDIINISSTAGLSGAPGSSAYSASKFGMIGLTESLAQEVRRNNIRVTALTPSTVATDLAVNSSLIADNKIEQYMHPEDLAEFIVSQLKLSQRIYVKQASLINTNPF; translated from the coding sequence ATGGCGCAATCACTAGAAGGAAAAGTAGCATTTGTAACGGGAGCTGGACGAGGTATTGGTAAAGCCGTTGCAATTGCTTTAGCTAAAGAAGGTGTAAACGTGGGGCTGATTGCTAGAACAGAGGAAGCAGTAAAGGAAGTAGCAGCCGAAATCGAAGCAATAGGTGTGAAATCCACGTATGCAGCAGCTGATGTTTCTTCACTAGAACAAGTGGAACAAGCCATCAAAAAAATAACAAATGAAATAGGCACAGCGGACATTCTAATCAATAATGCAGGCATTGGTGGTTTTGCTAAACTATTAGAGATGGATGTTGACCAATGGAGAAAAATTATTGATGTCAATCTAATGGGCACATACTATGTTACACGCACATTACTTCCACAATTGATCGAAAAAAATGCTGGAGATATTATTAATATATCTTCAACAGCTGGGTTAAGCGGTGCGCCAGGATCTAGTGCATATAGTGCATCAAAATTCGGTATGATTGGTCTAACAGAATCTTTAGCACAGGAAGTACGTCGCAACAATATTCGCGTTACAGCCTTAACACCAAGTACAGTAGCAACAGATCTTGCTGTCAATTCATCATTAATCGCTGATAACAAGATCGAACAATATATGCATCCTGAAGACCTAGCAGAATTCATTGTGTCACAATTAAAGTTAAGTCAACGAATTTATGTGAAACAAGCGAGTCTTATAAATACAAACCCATTCTAA
- a CDS encoding zinc-binding dehydrogenase, whose amino-acid sequence MIYAGAGGVGGYAIQLGKELGLKVFTTVSLSNYPWVQSLGAVIAIDYRAEDVTKRILEETNHEGVDFIFMIVAP is encoded by the coding sequence TTGATATACGCGGGAGCTGGAGGGGTTGGTGGATATGCGATTCAACTTGGGAAAGAGCTTGGATTGAAGGTTTTTACAACAGTTTCTTTAAGCAATTATCCTTGGGTACAATCGCTTGGAGCAGTTATAGCCATTGATTATAGAGCAGAAGATGTCACGAAGCGCATTCTGGAAGAAACGAACCATGAAGGCGTTGATTTCATTTTCATGATCGTAGCTCCTTAA
- a CDS encoding lamin tail domain-containing protein, producing the protein MQERIEMNPLRKVWIYHRNRYLSMILLTSMLFGFMPPFVSKAADIQATPSTSELLVTEIHPDVNGADDYEFVEVYNASEQTIRLNDYSFLYRYTDGSKPDTALSLPDVTLAPGKLMVLWNNNNINTPKTLADFNVKYNTALNNSEVAEIIGFGSFYNSGNRAVVIQKPQGEEIASASYLLEDVASGLGVHYKPGTGTSEQDKYAVKSAPTPGIAAPEQLFAVPTPLPSEDPEVNYPPVITHLPFAKSEVGGGIVIDATIVNPDQSVTGSVYSAELVTAVVYYKTGANTEFSVLPMTTGSNIGEYTALIPAAALTGTQLQYFIEAQDTDHVVLTDNYTVQIEGGEGIDYNLLPILMITELVPDTANVNSADAYEVIEIYNNSDRTLDLAEYELVYRNGATDLVWPALDGTGKMEIPSQTSIVLWVMNDKNRSLTADQLNANFNTNLSENTNLFRVNGGGGMSNAGPRSIVIRDQAKMELVIASYQNDQQTKPDMGIFYRYAAGGGEEMEILDDTGTVNATPGSVREEQVPAIPVQGIQLPEDLPPVITHAPVTDADSQQDLIIPAFITAGDISVTAAVYYKNGTETTDHKLTMTKGSDNLYSAAIPKSALTSPLLKYRIEAEGAGLRAVSDTYTVNVNLAGADDAKAPTLLVTELVPDSTNVGTSDGYEFIELYNNTDRDINLKDYKLIYRYTSSGPDADVVWSTEREDMIIGFGQTLVFWVINAANTGSTVADFNANYGTQLVEDVDIYRTYSSGMANGGDRGVAITTNTGKDISVASYDNDDETKANKGIFYTAPTDGTTGMIKYSAGLLAATPGTVDSVQVPATRVHLMDDTEAPTVSDVSGIKEIDQSLDVELIGDATDDIGVKSVAILFKNDVQIGFTKRYLSESYNDNLYHYKLFSPELIGHKYIDYYYVVSDGTNEVTSSMYRLIITGGRDTSALRLNVEDGDILSGDQVLKATAEQVPAQELELMLDGQALPANTYTSLENNAYFVFDVTGVNYYFKNAVTLGEEILHTFQDPIGQYTTLTVPIEADRLQVGSNTISIRAGSKTSPFDDRVEENKDDFVIRNIRLLFTDGTVVYDTRYNDPKREIQMGDSAGKLEFEDFSFLIPEEKFSSKTYLLDTKALADGDHTVGVSHLSHEPVSVSVKVDNTAPTIEPTLSEGKEYRGAFTIDAIISDAIAGVDSVEALLDGDPIQLPYATASYLLDGGNHRLEITAKDIVGNTGSISIVFAVPDELPTMPELVSPQNGASGISSTAKLAVKVSDPLGDRLNVSFYRGFKHDASQPATISVYRGASDTEPPKSLQPGGEIPLAAGDYESIASVDGKYLTDDSVDQFPYQRFEIKLDPTIKDTDLVKISWKGHSLEGRKVSLYAWNPTEQAWTLLDHRIAGSEDFELKSSAKAGGYRDGDTIHLMVQDEVAAVSENIDYSFVWMSDTQYYAESYPYIYENIVNWIAANKDPMNIKYVFHTGDIVDDADQAYEWDVANKNMKVLEDANIPYGVLAGNHDVDHQYGDYSYYWTHYGEERFKSQPYYGESYKNNMGHYDLISANGNDYIMLYMGWGLEDEDIDWMNMVLKKYPNHKAIISMHEYLLVSGNRAPDADKVFERVVIPNKNVIATLSGHYHDSELLVSGIDDDGDGVDDRKVYQMLADYQGAPEGGLGYIRLMKFDTNNNKLIIQTYSPYLDDYNYYDPAEYPGKDEFVLDLDLQPQTKRVATDYFGVNLYTDQQIGEMVQTESGENARADWNSLTSDTRYEWYVTAEDPYGGKTLSDIWSFSSGIQEPGTDPTPTPTPTPTPTPTPTPAPTPTQATDSVKNSSSPAKGIIEPSVLNGIHSVSRTQLMNAVAQMAVSGVVEVRMTTPLANENIQLQLSGEGLRAIAERQGKLTIVLGETVLTIPTMVLEQIGVSDTVTLDIGAAEEDIREALDEALTADRSLSSTGAAFTFRLSTLNDAEQTAITSFKEPVKVTVTLTSEQLANLDTSFAGVYYLNGSAVDYIGGEFNGNIVSFETEHFSTFAVLEYRKQFSDMNGHWANSDVQRLAAKHIASGVSADMFLPNRTITRADFTVLAVKTLGFEDSAYQASFSDIDQTKYYAPYVAQAVKLGLIQGFNGHFRPQATITREEAVVILNKLHNLNTGMTEAAGIQGTFTDMGEASVWAVSSIHAAQELGLITGSGGNRFMPKSQVTRAEAATMLARLID; encoded by the coding sequence TTGCAGGAACGTATAGAAATGAATCCGCTTAGAAAAGTATGGATATACCATAGGAATAGGTATCTCTCGATGATTTTACTGACCAGTATGCTGTTCGGATTTATGCCTCCGTTTGTAAGCAAAGCTGCAGACATTCAGGCAACGCCTTCGACGTCAGAGCTGCTCGTGACGGAGATACACCCGGATGTTAACGGGGCGGATGATTATGAGTTTGTTGAAGTGTACAATGCCTCGGAGCAGACAATTAGATTGAATGATTATAGCTTCCTCTACCGTTATACAGACGGAAGCAAGCCGGATACGGCGCTTAGCTTACCCGATGTGACGCTTGCCCCGGGCAAGCTGATGGTCTTATGGAATAACAATAATATAAATACTCCCAAGACTTTGGCCGACTTCAATGTGAAATACAACACAGCCTTAAACAATAGCGAGGTTGCAGAGATTATTGGCTTCGGCAGCTTCTATAATAGTGGCAATCGTGCTGTGGTGATTCAGAAACCACAAGGGGAGGAAATCGCAAGCGCTTCTTATTTATTGGAAGACGTCGCCAGTGGACTTGGTGTTCATTATAAGCCGGGAACAGGGACGAGTGAACAGGACAAATATGCGGTCAAAAGCGCACCTACGCCAGGAATAGCTGCGCCTGAGCAGCTGTTCGCAGTACCGACACCTTTGCCTAGTGAAGATCCTGAAGTCAATTACCCTCCGGTCATTACCCATCTGCCTTTTGCGAAGTCAGAGGTGGGCGGTGGTATAGTGATTGATGCGACTATTGTTAATCCGGATCAATCGGTTACCGGTTCCGTATACAGCGCAGAGTTGGTGACGGCTGTGGTGTATTACAAAACGGGAGCAAATACGGAATTTTCCGTCCTACCGATGACCACTGGAAGTAATATTGGCGAGTATACAGCCTTGATTCCGGCAGCAGCACTGACCGGCACGCAGCTTCAGTATTTCATTGAAGCGCAAGATACAGACCATGTTGTCCTCACGGATAATTATACGGTACAGATTGAGGGCGGGGAGGGAATCGATTATAACCTTCTCCCTATACTGATGATTACGGAGCTGGTGCCGGATACAGCGAATGTCAATAGTGCGGACGCCTATGAAGTGATCGAGATCTATAATAATAGCGACCGTACGCTTGATTTAGCGGAATATGAGCTGGTGTACCGGAACGGAGCTACGGATTTGGTCTGGCCTGCACTGGATGGAACAGGCAAGATGGAGATTCCATCGCAGACCTCTATTGTTCTCTGGGTGATGAATGACAAGAACCGTTCGCTCACCGCTGATCAGTTAAACGCCAACTTCAATACGAACCTGTCCGAGAACACGAACCTGTTCCGCGTGAACGGGGGCGGGGGAATGTCCAACGCAGGGCCAAGGTCTATTGTGATCCGGGATCAGGCGAAGATGGAACTTGTGATTGCGTCTTATCAGAATGACCAGCAGACGAAGCCGGATATGGGCATATTCTACCGTTATGCTGCTGGTGGTGGCGAGGAAATGGAGATTCTGGATGACACGGGTACGGTTAATGCCACACCGGGCAGTGTGAGAGAAGAACAAGTGCCTGCAATTCCTGTACAAGGAATCCAACTGCCCGAGGATTTACCACCAGTTATCACTCACGCTCCTGTAACTGATGCCGATTCACAACAAGATCTGATAATTCCGGCTTTCATTACGGCTGGAGACATCTCAGTTACTGCGGCTGTCTATTACAAAAATGGGACAGAAACCACTGATCATAAGCTGACAATGACCAAGGGGAGCGATAATCTCTATTCGGCAGCTATACCGAAGTCGGCGTTGACATCGCCGTTGCTTAAATACCGTATTGAAGCAGAGGGTGCAGGACTGAGAGCTGTCTCGGATACTTATACCGTAAACGTTAATCTGGCGGGTGCGGACGACGCCAAAGCCCCGACTCTGCTTGTGACGGAGCTTGTTCCCGATTCTACGAATGTGGGAACTTCGGATGGTTACGAGTTCATCGAGCTGTACAATAATACGGACCGAGATATCAATCTGAAGGACTATAAGCTAATCTACCGCTATACTTCATCGGGACCAGACGCGGATGTCGTGTGGTCAACAGAGCGTGAGGATATGATTATTGGCTTCGGACAAACGCTGGTATTCTGGGTAATAAACGCAGCTAATACAGGTAGTACAGTAGCTGACTTTAACGCTAATTATGGAACACAGCTTGTGGAGGATGTCGATATTTATAGAACATACAGCAGCGGCATGGCTAACGGGGGTGACCGAGGAGTTGCAATTACTACGAATACAGGTAAGGATATCTCCGTTGCTTCCTATGATAATGATGATGAGACTAAAGCGAACAAGGGGATATTCTATACAGCCCCGACTGATGGCACAACTGGAATGATCAAATACAGCGCTGGCCTGCTGGCGGCGACGCCAGGAACAGTCGATTCTGTTCAAGTACCTGCTACCCGGGTCCATTTGATGGATGATACGGAGGCTCCTACCGTAAGTGATGTTAGTGGAATCAAGGAAATCGACCAAAGCCTTGATGTGGAACTGATTGGAGATGCCACGGATGACATCGGTGTGAAGTCGGTTGCGATTTTATTTAAAAATGACGTTCAGATCGGGTTTACTAAACGTTATCTTTCAGAGAGCTATAACGATAATCTGTACCATTACAAATTGTTCTCGCCGGAACTGATCGGCCACAAGTATATAGATTATTATTACGTCGTATCAGACGGAACTAATGAAGTTACCTCGAGTATGTACCGCCTGATAATTACAGGCGGGAGGGATACCTCCGCGTTGCGGTTGAATGTAGAAGATGGAGATATTCTCTCGGGAGATCAAGTGTTGAAGGCGACCGCCGAACAAGTCCCAGCCCAAGAGTTGGAGCTTATGCTAGACGGTCAAGCTTTACCCGCGAATACGTATACTTCGCTGGAGAATAATGCTTATTTCGTCTTTGATGTCACAGGGGTTAATTATTATTTCAAAAATGCTGTCACCCTTGGAGAGGAAATCCTGCACACATTCCAGGATCCTATTGGCCAATATACTACATTAACGGTGCCGATTGAAGCGGATCGTCTGCAAGTTGGAAGCAACACGATTTCGATTCGGGCCGGGTCTAAGACTTCTCCCTTCGACGACAGAGTCGAGGAGAACAAGGATGACTTTGTCATTCGCAATATCCGTCTTTTATTTACAGACGGAACGGTAGTATACGATACCCGCTATAATGACCCGAAACGGGAAATCCAGATGGGAGACAGCGCCGGGAAGCTAGAGTTTGAGGATTTCAGCTTTCTTATTCCGGAAGAGAAGTTCTCTTCCAAGACATACCTACTCGATACCAAAGCGCTGGCTGACGGCGATCATACGGTAGGGGTCAGTCACTTGAGCCATGAGCCTGTCTCCGTCTCTGTGAAGGTGGATAATACAGCTCCAACTATTGAACCAACACTCTCAGAGGGCAAAGAGTACCGCGGTGCCTTCACCATTGACGCAATCATCTCCGATGCCATTGCTGGTGTGGATTCTGTGGAAGCGTTGCTGGATGGTGACCCGATCCAGCTTCCTTATGCAACGGCTTCCTATCTGCTTGATGGTGGTAATCATAGGCTGGAGATTACTGCTAAAGACATTGTCGGCAATACTGGTAGTATCAGTATAGTCTTTGCTGTACCGGATGAGCTTCCCACAATGCCTGAGTTGGTATCTCCGCAGAATGGTGCATCTGGGATCAGTTCGACTGCTAAGCTGGCAGTGAAGGTGAGTGATCCACTGGGAGACCGGCTGAATGTTTCTTTCTATCGAGGGTTCAAGCATGATGCAAGCCAACCGGCCACGATCTCCGTGTATCGCGGTGCTTCGGATACTGAGCCACCGAAGTCGCTGCAGCCTGGAGGTGAGATCCCACTTGCCGCTGGTGATTACGAGTCAATTGCCTCTGTAGATGGCAAGTACCTAACGGACGATTCTGTAGATCAGTTCCCTTACCAGAGGTTCGAGATCAAGCTTGATCCTACCATAAAGGATACCGATCTAGTTAAGATATCTTGGAAAGGTCATTCGCTAGAAGGGCGTAAAGTATCCTTGTACGCCTGGAATCCAACGGAGCAAGCTTGGACATTGCTGGACCACCGTATCGCTGGCAGCGAAGACTTTGAATTGAAATCGTCTGCGAAGGCGGGGGGCTACCGGGATGGTGACACCATCCACCTAATGGTTCAGGATGAGGTTGCGGCAGTTTCAGAAAATATCGATTATTCTTTTGTATGGATGTCCGATACGCAGTATTATGCGGAGAGCTATCCGTATATTTATGAAAATATCGTGAATTGGATCGCGGCAAACAAGGACCCGATGAATATCAAATATGTATTTCATACCGGCGATATCGTAGATGATGCGGATCAGGCGTACGAATGGGACGTTGCTAATAAGAATATGAAGGTACTGGAGGATGCGAATATTCCTTACGGTGTGCTGGCCGGTAATCATGATGTGGATCATCAATATGGAGACTACAGCTATTATTGGACTCATTACGGAGAGGAACGCTTCAAATCCCAGCCATATTACGGGGAATCGTACAAGAACAATATGGGCCACTATGACCTGATCTCAGCAAACGGTAACGATTATATTATGCTGTATATGGGTTGGGGTCTGGAAGATGAAGATATCGACTGGATGAACATGGTACTGAAAAAGTATCCGAATCACAAGGCGATCATTAGTATGCATGAATATTTGCTAGTGTCGGGTAATCGGGCACCGGATGCAGACAAGGTATTTGAACGCGTCGTGATACCAAACAAAAATGTCATAGCGACATTGTCTGGACACTATCACGATTCGGAGCTGCTCGTCAGCGGAATTGATGATGATGGGGACGGCGTGGACGACCGCAAAGTCTATCAAATGCTGGCTGATTATCAGGGCGCTCCAGAAGGTGGACTCGGTTATATCCGGTTGATGAAATTTGATACGAACAATAACAAACTGATTATTCAAACATATTCGCCGTACCTCGACGATTACAATTACTACGATCCTGCGGAATATCCGGGCAAGGACGAGTTCGTTCTGGATCTCGATCTGCAGCCGCAGACCAAGCGGGTTGCCACCGACTATTTCGGGGTCAATCTTTACACCGATCAACAAATTGGCGAAATGGTTCAGACGGAGAGCGGAGAAAACGCACGCGCCGATTGGAACAGTCTAACATCGGATACAAGGTATGAATGGTATGTGACAGCGGAAGACCCATATGGTGGAAAAACGTTGTCGGACATCTGGTCGTTTTCGTCAGGCATTCAGGAGCCGGGTACCGATCCGACACCGACACCGACACCGACACCGACACCGACACCGACACCAACGCCTGCACCAACACCGACACAGGCAACGGATAGCGTAAAGAACTCGTCATCCCCAGCCAAGGGAATTATTGAGCCAAGTGTTCTGAATGGCATTCATTCGGTAAGTAGAACACAGCTAATGAATGCAGTGGCTCAAATGGCGGTCTCGGGTGTTGTAGAAGTCCGCATGACCACACCATTGGCTAACGAGAATATTCAATTGCAGTTGAGTGGCGAAGGATTGCGTGCTATTGCAGAGCGGCAGGGTAAGCTAACAATCGTATTAGGCGAAACGGTCCTTACAATTCCAACGATGGTTCTGGAGCAGATTGGAGTCTCCGACACGGTTACCTTGGATATCGGCGCAGCAGAGGAAGACATTCGAGAGGCACTGGACGAAGCCTTAACAGCTGACCGATCGCTGTCGTCTACTGGTGCTGCATTCACCTTCAGATTGTCTACGCTTAATGACGCAGAGCAAACTGCAATTACTTCGTTTAAAGAGCCTGTCAAGGTAACAGTAACATTGACAAGTGAACAGCTTGCCAACCTCGACACGTCCTTTGCAGGCGTATACTACCTTAACGGATCAGCTGTTGATTATATAGGCGGTGAATTTAACGGCAACATCGTAAGTTTTGAGACGGAGCACTTCTCCACTTTTGCGGTGCTTGAATACCGGAAGCAATTTTCTGATATGAACGGTCATTGGGCGAACAGCGATGTTCAGAGACTGGCGGCCAAACATATCGCTTCTGGCGTATCTGCGGATATGTTCCTGCCAAACCGCACCATCACACGTGCTGATTTCACAGTACTTGCAGTGAAGACGCTTGGATTTGAAGATTCTGCATACCAAGCGTCGTTCAGCGACATAGATCAGACCAAATACTATGCCCCTTATGTCGCCCAAGCAGTGAAGCTTGGACTCATTCAGGGCTTTAACGGACACTTCCGACCGCAGGCTACGATTACCCGTGAAGAAGCAGTTGTTATCCTGAACAAGCTACATAATCTGAACACGGGAATGACAGAGGCAGCAGGTATTCAAGGTACTTTCACGGATATGGGAGAAGCATCCGTTTGGGCAGTTTCTTCCATTCATGCAGCCCAGGAACTGGGATTGATTACAGGCAGTGGAGGCAATCGTTTCATGCCTAAAAGCCAGGTTACCCGCGCGGAAGCAGCGACCATGCTGGCCAGATTGATAGATTAA
- a CDS encoding DUF3006 domain-containing protein, whose amino-acid sequence MVIEIEGQTQDFDKLNVDVSVNVGDAVVLVDGVWRTNISETEQREQKIKKLIDDVWED is encoded by the coding sequence GTGGTAATCGAGATTGAAGGTCAAACTCAGGACTTTGATAAATTGAATGTAGATGTATCTGTCAATGTTGGAGATGCCGTTGTTCTTGTTGATGGTGTTTGGAGAACAAATATCTCAGAAACAGAACAACGAGAACAGAAGATTAAGAAACTTATAGATGATGTATGGGAAGATTAA
- a CDS encoding tyrosine-type recombinase/integrase gives MLLKFAYQDFLDDRRFRNTTEKNIRNYQTMLGAFVEYCIHHEVVSVEDIAYNHVRQHLMECQERGNKAGSINTKIMRIRAFLNYMVECEVITKNPAKRVKMQKEDVKTNVFSDEQIRQMLNFYRRIKQRDKNYVAYRDYMMIVTLLGTGIRRGEIINLKWSDIDFINQTIAVFGKSRRRDTLPITDKLSKELAAYNIFCKQHWGDLSDYVFVKRDNTQMTENSLMLVFKYLGQKMNFIDVRVSAHTFRHTFCHRLAMSGMSAVAIQKLMRHQNITVTMRYVSMWGNELRLENDKYNPLNSLNI, from the coding sequence ATGTTATTAAAATTTGCTTATCAGGATTTTCTAGATGACAGACGGTTCAGGAACACGACAGAGAAGAACATTAGGAACTATCAAACAATGCTCGGAGCATTTGTGGAATATTGTATTCATCATGAGGTTGTAAGTGTAGAAGACATTGCCTATAACCATGTACGCCAACATCTTATGGAATGTCAAGAAAGAGGTAACAAAGCAGGTTCAATCAATACTAAAATCATGAGAATTAGAGCCTTTTTGAACTATATGGTGGAATGTGAAGTTATAACGAAGAATCCTGCTAAACGAGTTAAAATGCAAAAGGAAGATGTTAAGACTAATGTTTTCTCTGATGAACAAATACGACAGATGCTGAACTTCTACAGACGTATTAAGCAACGAGACAAAAATTATGTTGCTTATCGCGATTATATGATGATAGTAACTTTACTCGGAACTGGGATTAGACGAGGTGAAATTATTAATCTCAAATGGTCGGATATTGATTTTATTAATCAAACCATTGCAGTCTTCGGGAAAAGTAGAAGGAGAGATACCCTTCCGATAACTGATAAGTTATCTAAGGAGTTAGCAGCATATAATATTTTCTGTAAACAGCATTGGGGAGACTTAAGTGATTATGTTTTTGTGAAAAGAGATAATACTCAAATGACTGAGAACTCATTGATGTTAGTTTTTAAATATCTGGGACAAAAAATGAATTTTATAGATGTTAGAGTATCTGCTCATACCTTTCGTCATACATTTTGCCATCGACTTGCTATGTCTGGAATGAGTGCTGTTGCCATTCAAAAGCTAATGCGTCACCAAAACATTACTGTTACGATGAGATATGTTTCTATGTGGGGGAATGAACTGAGATTGGAAAATGATAAATATAATCCATTAAATTCTCTGAATATTTAA
- a CDS encoding ABC-three component system middle component 1 has protein sequence MKEIIEQLELPYIESRVSEFDYSIINIRDDKLVFFVEILDITQLHHFISLLPEAKETLLTIVRNQRPNAFTSVTLPAFLWDLYVVALHDINKSERFDETDITMLERDKFVARKIIVEYTSQEEAVIKINQQLCPEKELDILLAEYQENQTWKESLITQVYESIEPDQEFTVQRNVEQIIGYLNKIDSVRNAIE, from the coding sequence ATGAAAGAAATAATTGAGCAGTTGGAATTACCATATATAGAATCAAGGGTTAGTGAATTTGATTACTCAATAATAAATATTCGGGATGATAAACTTGTCTTTTTTGTTGAGATTTTGGATATAACCCAACTTCACCATTTTATATCTCTATTACCTGAAGCAAAGGAAACCTTGTTAACTATAGTAAGAAATCAGAGACCAAATGCTTTTACGAGTGTTACATTGCCCGCCTTTCTTTGGGACTTATATGTAGTCGCCTTACATGATATCAATAAGAGTGAGAGATTTGATGAGACAGATATTACTATGCTTGAGAGAGACAAGTTCGTCGCAAGAAAAATAATTGTAGAATATACATCCCAGGAAGAAGCTGTTATAAAAATAAACCAACAACTATGCCCTGAAAAGGAACTAGATATTTTATTGGCAGAATACCAAGAAAATCAAACATGGAAAGAATCATTGATTACTCAGGTTTATGAATCTATAGAGCCGGACCAAGAGTTCACAGTTCAACGCAATGTTGAACAAATCATTGGATATCTAAATAAAATCGACAGTGTCAGAAATGCTATTGAGTAA